A window of Heptranchias perlo isolate sHepPer1 chromosome 43, sHepPer1.hap1, whole genome shotgun sequence contains these coding sequences:
- the LOC137306402 gene encoding histone H3.3A, whose translation MARTKQTARKSTGGKAPRKQLATKAARKSAPSTGGVKKPHRYRPGTVALREIRRYQKSTELLIRKLPFQRLVREIAQDFKTDLRFQSAAIGALQEASEAYLVGLFEDTNLCAIHAKRVTIMPKDIQLARRIRGERA comes from the exons ATGGCTCGTACCAAGCAAACGGCTCGTAAATCTACTGGTGGGAAGGCCCCCCGCAAGCAACTGGCCACGAAAGCAGCACGTAAGAGTGCGCCGTCCACCGGAGGGGTCAAGAAGCCTCACCGTTACCG GCCCGGGACCGTGGCCCTGCGAGAGATCCGCCGTTACCAGAAATCCACTGAGCTGCTGATCCGCAagctgcccttccagcgcctggtgcgcgAAATTGCGCAGGATTTCAAGACGGACCTCCGTTTCCAGAGCGCGGCGATCGGCGCCCTCCAG GAAGCAAGTGAGGCCTACCTGGTGGGCCTCTtcgaggacaccaacctgtgcgccatccacgccaagcgcGTCACCATCATGCCTAAAGACATCCAGCTAGcacgccgcatccgcggggagcgcgcctaa
- the LOC137306506 gene encoding LRRN4 C-terminal-like protein — protein MVIQLSAFLVLILAVSITAWGEMVPTYPSPGSTDWPATAEEGPNLDLSSEKPESATKPTRTTRRGYIQIEISNDDYVDDEEEEPTMKPIAVGSMDRCDYNPCAHMQVPCEELQRANMCLCLGFSGEDVAPDQPRVREVTQVSDSSASVHWCEPLSVVDGYHLVFRPLGAKDNVTTQLIPSRSRVFTLNDLNPDTSYVVCAVASNQAGSSEVGKGDLGAEPGFGPCIVFKTKFNRQLILYIAVAITLLLLLIIICVLLRCFCIRRQKAASHDSSASPSLGIGLQNPTYEHDKANPLPS, from the coding sequence ATGGTGATCCAGTTATCTGCTTTCCTTGTTTTAATTCTGGCTGTCAGCATCACTGCTTGGGGGGAAATGGTCCCCACATACCCGAGCCCCGGGTCCACGGATTGGCCGGCAACTGCAGAGGAGGGTCCCAACCTTGACCTGAGCTCGGAGAAGCCGGAGTCGGCCACTAAACCCACCAGGACCACGCGAAGAggctacattcagattgagatcTCCAACGATGATTACGTAGATGATGAAGAGGAAGAGCCAACGATGAAGCCAATCGCAGTGGGGTCCATGGACAGGTGCGACTACAACCCTTGCGCCCACATGCAGGTCCCTTGCGAGGAGCTGCAGCGTGCCAACATGTGCCTTTGCCTCGGTTTCTCCGGTGAAGACGTTGCCCCGGACCAGCCCAGGGTCCGAGAGGTCACCCAGGTGTCCGACTCTTCGGCCAGCGTCCACTGGTGCGAGCCGCTGTCCGTGGTGGACGGGTACCACCTGGTGTTCAGGCCGCTTGGCGCCAAGGACAACGTCACGACCCAGCTCATCCCCAGCCGCTCCCGGGTCTTCACGCTCAACGACTTGAATCCGGACACCAGCTACGTGGTCTGCGCCGTGGCCTCCAACCAAGCCGGCTCCAGCGAGGTCGGCAAGGGGGATCTGGGAGCCGAGCCCGGATTTGGGCCTTGCATCGTCTTCAAGACGAAATTCAACCGCCAGCTGATACTCTACATCGCCGTTGCCAttaccctcctgctcctcctcatcatcatctgcgTCTTATTGAGGTGCTTCTGCATCAGGCGGCAGAAGGCCGCTTCGCACGACTCTTCAGCCTCTCCCTCACTCGGCATTGGGCTTCAGAATCCGACCTACGAGCATGACAAGGCCAACCCACTCCCGTCCTAA